From Peptoanaerobacter stomatis, one genomic window encodes:
- a CDS encoding acyl-CoA carboxylase subunit beta: MGNYSMNSYFQNMPQVGKKVTSSNAENRELFKEVEAHIHTLIEEAVAFGRSDESLNKSGQLTAKQRIEELIDEGTWCPLNTIFNPEENPDGSTGILKGLGKIEGKWAVIVASDNKKLAGAWIPGQAENLLRASDTAKRLGIPLVYILNCSGVKLDVQEKVYPNRRGGGTPFYRNAELAQMGIPVIVGIYGTNPAGGGYHSISPTILIAHKDANMAVGGAGILGGMNPKGFIDEESAEQIIDANLKAGKVDPPGSVGVHFEQTGFFREVYQEEEGVLEAIRKYMSYIPAYNLEFFRVDEPKLPALLQDELYDVVPMNQKRSYDVYDVIGRLFDNSEFLEYKKGYGPEMVTGLAKVNGLLVGVVANSQGLLMKYPEYKENSIGIGGKLYRQGLIKMNEFVTLCGRDKLPIVWIQDTTGIDVGDDAEKAELLGLGQSLIYSIQNSDVPQMQITLRKGTAAAHYVLGGPQGNDTNAFSIGTAATEIYVMSGETAAVAMYSRRLVKDKKDGKDLQPTIDKMNDLINDYTAKSRPDACAKYGFVDEIVDMVLLRNYVEAFTESSYQNPKSICAFHQMLTPRALRDYDNVFKK, from the coding sequence ATGGGAAATTATTCAATGAACTCATATTTTCAAAATATGCCTCAAGTAGGGAAAAAAGTGACTTCATCCAATGCTGAAAATAGAGAATTATTCAAAGAAGTAGAAGCTCATATTCATACACTTATAGAAGAAGCCGTTGCTTTCGGAAGAAGTGATGAATCTTTAAATAAATCAGGACAACTTACTGCAAAACAAAGAATAGAAGAGCTAATAGACGAAGGAACTTGGTGCCCTCTAAACACTATATTCAACCCTGAAGAAAATCCTGACGGTTCAACTGGTATATTAAAAGGACTTGGAAAAATTGAAGGTAAATGGGCTGTAATAGTGGCATCTGATAACAAAAAATTAGCAGGTGCATGGATACCGGGACAAGCTGAAAACTTACTTAGAGCATCAGATACTGCAAAAAGACTTGGTATACCTCTTGTATATATACTAAATTGCAGTGGTGTTAAGTTGGACGTACAAGAAAAAGTGTACCCTAACAGACGTGGTGGCGGTACACCGTTTTATAGAAATGCAGAGCTTGCACAAATGGGTATTCCGGTAATTGTAGGTATATATGGAACAAACCCTGCAGGTGGTGGATATCACTCAATAAGCCCTACAATACTTATAGCGCACAAAGATGCAAATATGGCAGTAGGTGGAGCAGGTATACTTGGAGGTATGAATCCAAAAGGATTTATAGATGAAGAAAGTGCAGAACAAATAATAGATGCTAACTTAAAAGCTGGAAAAGTTGATCCTCCGGGTTCAGTAGGAGTTCATTTTGAACAAACAGGATTTTTCAGAGAAGTATATCAAGAAGAAGAAGGTGTACTTGAAGCTATAAGAAAATATATGAGCTATATACCTGCATATAATCTTGAGTTTTTCAGAGTAGATGAACCGAAGCTTCCTGCGTTGTTGCAAGACGAACTTTACGATGTAGTGCCTATGAACCAAAAAAGAAGTTATGACGTATATGATGTAATAGGAAGATTATTTGACAACTCAGAATTCTTGGAATATAAAAAAGGCTACGGACCTGAGATGGTAACAGGACTTGCAAAAGTAAACGGACTTCTTGTAGGGGTAGTTGCCAATTCACAAGGTCTGCTTATGAAATATCCTGAATACAAAGAAAACTCTATAGGTATAGGTGGTAAATTGTATCGTCAGGGATTAATCAAGATGAATGAATTCGTTACACTTTGCGGTAGAGATAAATTACCGATAGTTTGGATACAAGATACTACAGGTATAGATGTAGGAGATGATGCGGAAAAAGCTGAACTTCTTGGACTTGGACAATCTCTTATATACTCAATACAAAATTCAGACGTACCTCAAATGCAAATAACACTTAGAAAAGGTACAGCAGCAGCTCACTATGTACTTGGAGGACCTCAAGGAAATGATACAAATGCGTTCTCAATAGGTACAGCAGCTACTGAAATCTATGTTATGAGTGGAGAAACAGCTGCAGTTGCGATGTATTCAAGAAGACTTGTAAAAGACAAAAAAGATGGCAAAGATTTGCAACCTACAATAGATAAAATGAATGATCTTATCAACGACTATACAGCAAAATCAAGACCTGATGCTTGTGCAAAATATGGTTTTGTAGATGAAATAGTGGATATGGTGCTTTTAAGAAATTATGTAGAAGCATTTACAGAAAGTTCATATCAAAATCCGAAATCAATATGTGCATTCCATCAAATGCTTACACCAAGAGCTCTTAGAGATTATGATAATGTATTTAAAAAATAA